In Chlorocebus sabaeus isolate Y175 chromosome 2, mChlSab1.0.hap1, whole genome shotgun sequence, the genomic stretch GCAATTTCTTGTgtgtaagatatatatatatatatacacatacatacatacatgtactgTACACCCAACCCatgatttcctttcttattttaaaggctaaaagtaaatgatagaaaaaaagaagttattttaaaaagagtaatttATACCTTAAAATAGCAAGCTATCAAAATATAAGTACACAAGTATATTCTGATTGTCCAAAACACTTTCTCTCTTTCGTTAGAGTTTTGAAGGTTGTCTTAGACTTAatccataaaaacaaaataacaacaaacaccaatgcaacaacagaaaaatagaagTCGGTTCCATCCTTATGCTACCTTTGGGGGTGGGGACAACTGAAGGGATATGGGGGTAAGAAAAGGGGAAAACAGCATAGCATTGCTTCTTTCACAAAGGGACAGTTGTCTAACTGCAAATACAATAATAGAGTAGAACTCAGTCTCCTATGGAGTTATAAGTGCAAAGCTATCTATCCGTGCAGCTGGCAGCAGGAGGTCGTAGCTGTAACAGGTTTGCTTGCAAGAGATCTCAACCACTTTATTGTTCATGAGAATCCTTCAGTCTGGTCTGACCTGGAGCGTGAAGACGTGGGTGTGGAGCAGATGAGCAGACAGGCGTCACACACTCTGGGTGTTTGGAAATGAGTGCAGAGAGCACGCAGAGAAGCCTTCGCTGATTTCTCCCAGTGACTATTTGGGAAATCAGAGTTTGTGACTTCCCCATCTTAGAATCCTTTCAGAGAGTCTGTTATTCACCATTTCCCCCTTTAAAAGGCTTTGTAAACTTAAAAACAAACGACAAGTACAATCATGGCtgttaacacatttttatatcttctaagttttttttttctttctaaacatcTTGGGTGGATGGAGGGTCAAAAGTGACCCGACTGATGATCATTTCCATGGCCCTGCATCCTATCTCGAGTTCGTGCCCTTGCAACCACAGAGAATCTCCTTAAAGGTGTTGCGCAGTTCCGGGCTCCGGAAGGCGTAGATGAGCGGGTCGATGACGGAGTTGCACATGATGAGGACCAGGTAGGTGTTGAAGTGGGCAGTGTAGCAGATGCAGTAGGGGTTGGTGGGGCAGGTGATGATGAGGACCAGGTGGAGGAAGAAGGGGGCCCAGCAGAAGATGAACACCCCCaggaggatggtgatggtgaccgCCCCCTTCATGCATGAGTGTTGCTGTGGGGCCACCCCGTCGGCAGGTGGCAGTGCTGCTATGCGCTTGACATGCAGCCGCGCAAAGAGGAACATGTGCACGTAGAGGGTGCCCATGAGGAGCATCATGGCGAAGAACATGGTGATGAGGCACACGATGACCATCTTGCTCTCTGAGTAGATAATGAACACCACACCACAGATGCCGCAGCCGACCCAGATGGCCACGATCAAGGTGAGGGCCTTCCTCACGGTCATGATGCTGTGGTAGCGGAGCGCGTAAAAGATGGTGACGTACCTGTCGACGGCGATGGCCAGGAGGTTGCAGATGGAGGCCACCAGGGAGATGCAGGTCATGGAGTCGAAGATGTTGTCCATGTGCTGGATAAACTGGTCCTCCAAGGTCAGGTAGTTGCTGTGGACGATGGCGATCATGATGGTCTCCAGGGCATTGGACAGGCTCACCAGCATGTCGGCCACCGCCAGGCTGCAGAAGAAGAAGTACATTGGGGAGTGCAGGCTGCCGTTCCTGACCACGGCCAGGAGAACCAGGATGTTTTCCAGCAGACTGACGATGCCCAGGGCCAGGAAAACCTCGGACTTGATGAAGACCTGCTCACAGAACGGGCTGCTGCTCTGGTTGCTGAAGAAAGGGGCTTGGAGGTGCTCCGAGCCATTAGGTAGTGTTGGCTGAACAGAGGGCAGGCAGCACGAAGCATTCATTGCTGACAGAAGGGTTGATCTGAGCTGGGGCTCCAGCAGGGTCCGTAGGAGGGAAGACAAAATCTCCCTCTGGATACTTCCTTTGGATGCTCATTCAATCTGAACTTAGAGTTTGTTCTCCCCTAGAATAAAAGGATGTCGAAGGTAGATAGTGAGAGAGGgtggaggaagagacagacagacagacatacacacagagagaagggggaagagagagagagggagagtagCTAGTTAGTAGCTAGCATGCAAGTTTGTAGCTTGGAGACATGCGGAGAACTTTGCTGTTCCAGGAGGAGCAGTTTTGATCTTGtttacatagaaaaaatacatcATAGGGTCTCTTACCAGCAAGTCTTCCTTCTGTTTCCCTCTCACCCCTCTGTTTGTCTCTCCTCACTTCCCCACCTGGGAACAGAAAACCTGCCACCGGTTGCTACAGTTACAGCTCTTTTCATGGCAAGACAGGGGATGTGTTACTTGTCGCTAGAAGTGAAGGGAGAACACTCAGGTTTTTTTATATTGGCCAAGGGCAAACAACTCCTACTTAATCTTCAGCGCAGCAGAATGACCACTGAGCATCGGGCACCTCTCTGACTGACAGCAGGTGCCTGGCCCTGAGGATTCTGCAGGGAGATGAAGAAGCAGACTGGTGCCCTCTGCAGGCCACACGGCTGCCTGCTTGCTGGCTTGGCTGAGCCGTTTGTGTTTGTCATGGAAACTGCCACAGGCATCCACTCgtctgttcttttgtttgtttatttgttcattcatttgttgttgttgtttagcaaacatttattgagcacctactatgtgtcaggtctCTGCTGAGTGCAGGAAACAGAGTGGTGAGCAAGACAGCAGCCACTGTCTCAGGCTTTCCCGAACTCAGAGTTTGGGGTGGAAGAAGAGGAATCAATGAATGCTTGAATCAGGAAAGTCCAGGAAACCAGGGATGCAAAGAGGAAGAGCCCTAACCTGGACTGTCAAAGAAAGTTCCTGGAGGAAGGAGCACCTACGATTTGACTTCAAGGAGGAAGAGGCCATATCCAGTTTGGagtgggtggtggggtggggctggagctggaggaggtagaagaggactccaggcagagggaatcaAACGTCTGCAGCCTGGAGGCAGAGAGCACGCTGGTCATAGGAGTCATCACAGATTGTGGATGTGGAGATCCCACCTGACCCATGGAGTCAGAATCACCCAGGTATAAGACCTGAACAAGTGTGTTTGCAAGTTTTGACAGCTGAGCTGGGGCATAGTCACAGTTGAGCTCCACTGAAAAAGAATCTTGGGCTTTTGAACGTGCTGCAAGTAGTCTGCTCTGGTCAGAGCATGGAAATGGGAGATACGGTCTGAGAAATGAGGCTGCACACGTTTCTTAAAAAgttgagaattgcctgaatcctGCAGAACAGCCTCAGCCAGATGTGCGAATTTGGACAGTACCTTGACAGCAGTGGGGGCTGTGGAAGAAACATAGGTTGGGCAGGAATGAGATGGGGTCTGTATTTTAGGAATATTCCTAAATGAAATTAGAAGGAATGAAATTAGAAGGAATGAGCATGTAAGCTAGGGAGTCCGGGGCAGAGGGTGCTGCAAAGACCCAGGGTGAGATGATGGTGGCCTGGAGCAAGGGAGTGGCCATGGGGACTTGGAGGACTTGGAGGGTGGTCAGAGAGATTCAGGAGGTTGGATAATGTAGCTTCAAAACTGATGGGTTATGGGATCATGGGAGAGGGAGCAGTCAGAAACACTTCTACTTCTTTCTTACATAATGGGGAGGATGGAGATATTTTAAGCTGGAAAATGTGAAAGGCAGAAGTTAGCAGGTGGCCTACTAATGTAGTGTTGTTCTTGGGAGTATGGTTTAACACTGGGTCCATGTTAGATCTGATTCCCCATATAGATCATATGAACTCAGAAAACACTGAGTCGTctcacccctacacacacacacacacacattctagaTGAATtgatccatctgtccatctatgtatatgtgtgtaggtgtgagaaatattaaaaatatgcatatggaaagagaagaaaacttaggaTCCTTGGGGTGGAAAGATCTTAAGCAAGATGAGCAATCTAAAATTTAGTATGGAAAAACACCCTGaaactaatttaaaagaaaaacaggatgaAAACATTTGCTATAGGTAAAGTTACTATCTCTTACTACTTTCACGTGAATTAGAAAAAGATAATTTACCCCTaagaaaattgggcaaaggatataaataataatttactgAAGAGGAGATGCAAATggttaataaacatgaaaagatgtgaAGCCGTCTAGGAAGTTGGGGAAATGCCAgtcaaaatgagattttaatatcattttcccATCTAGATTGACAAGAGATAAAAAGATACTAAATTCAGGTGAGAATATTGGGAGGACACTCTCATGCATTTCTAGTGTTTGTGAAAAGTTTCACAATTTGGCagtttttactaaaataaaaaaatgcatgtCGGTATGAGTTTCAGTCTATGAACTGAGGGGCATGAGAAatacttttgtttatttgctttttaaaaaaaatatttttgtcaagaGCATGAGTTTaagttgccctgaatatacacttccacttctgtttgttttcaacAGAGTGACTTAATTTCTGATGCCAAGCCACTATTCTTCCAGGTTGGAAAAAAACACATTCTTAATTCTTTTGGAAACTTCTCTTACTCTTGGGGTCACATCCAGTCTGTGGTTTCAAGAGCATGAGTCGTACATGCAAAGCTAGATTATAAGGCAGGGACCATTTGTTATCTACTAGGTCTTTTCCTGCTCTGTGCTTGGCACGCACTGAGCACTGAACACCTTTTCTTGCTTTCATTCTTGGTTGTGTGCATCCTTCAAAGAGAGCAGATGGGACCTAGTACTTAAAACCTGTGTCCTCAGAGGTATCGTCATCACTAATGAGTGTTTATTTGGTCTTCTCCAAACACTACTTCCCACTTTCCTGGGGGAGTTGCACAGATGCAGCATTACGTTTTAATTGAATCTTGTGTAAATGAATTGGCTT encodes the following:
- the MC3R gene encoding melanocortin receptor 3, which encodes MNASCCLPSVQPTLPNGSEHLQAPFFSNQSSSPFCEQVFIKSEVFLALGIVSLLENILVLLAVVRNGSLHSPMYFFFCSLAVADMLVSLSNALETIMIAIVHSNYLTLEDQFIQHMDNIFDSMTCISLVASICNLLAIAVDRYVTIFYALRYHSIMTVRKALTLIVAIWVGCGICGVVFIIYSESKMVIVCLITMFFAMMLLMGTLYVHMFLFARLHVKRIAALPPADGVAPQQHSCMKGAVTITILLGVFIFCWAPFFLHLVLIITCPTNPYCICYTAHFNTYLVLIMCNSVIDPLIYAFRSPELRNTFKEILCGCKGTNSR